Proteins from a single region of Methanobacterium sp.:
- a CDS encoding zinc-ribbon domain-containing protein — translation MKCENCGAKIKKWETYCPKCGMELFNSQYKPLKKRYL, via the coding sequence ATGAAATGTGAAAACTGCGGTGCTAAAATAAAAAAATGGGAGACTTATTGTCCTAAATGCGGAATGGAACTATTTAACTCCCAATACAAACCCTTGAAGAAGAGATATCTAA